Below is a window of Chryseobacterium arthrosphaerae DNA.
ATCAGAACAGTATTGATGATATCGATCATTCTGGTTTTATTATTTATAATTTTCCCCAATATATAAAGGATGATGATCGCAAGAGTAAAGCTGGCGAGAGTAGACAGGGCTACAGCCTGGAGAGAAACCTGATCTACCTTATTGACCTTGTAGATACTGCTGAAAGTAGTTCCGGTCCAGTATCCTGCGGCAATAGCAATAATTACGGTAAGAATTCCGGCAAGGAGAAGAAGTTTCTCATCAAATCTTTCAAATGGATTAAAAATGGTTTTCCAGTTCATGGTAATGAGTTTTACAGGTTATTTTTTCAGCTGTTCGATTTTAGTGATAAGGTCATCCATTTTATTTCTCATAGTGGGATAAGAAAGGCCTGCCTGCTTGGCCATTTCTTTAATGCTTCCGCTGGAGAGGAAAAAATTGAGAACAAAATCCTGCTCTTCGCGATTCAGTTTAAGGAGTACAGGCAGTTCATAATCACCACTTACTTCTGTTTTACAGCTCGGGCATTTCATCTGGCTTACATTAAGCGTATGATCACAACTTGGGCAGACAATAGGTAGCTTCATGAATTATTTTTTTACGAAAGTAATACTTTTTTTTAATAAAGTTAAAATATTTTTTAATTTTATTAAAAATTGATTCAATGAAAAGAAATGGGAAGGGAGAAGTTAAGTGGAATACTGAAAGGGAATATAATCGTTGTTGAGTAACCGTCCCGGCAAAAATTCCTGAATTTTACCACTTTATCGGAGGTGTAGAATTTTTAGCTGAAAATAAAACCGGAAGAAAAAATCTGAATCGTCATTTCAGTTCGTTTCTTCCGGTTTGAGCTTATGCGGGATTTTTTTATCTTAAAATTCCTCTGATCCTGTTGGCATTCGTGATCAGCTCTTCAAGATATTCATAGTTCTCTTTTTCCAGAGCAGACTTGAATTTTCTGAGCTGGGAAATATGCTCATTCAAAACATCCAGCACATTTTCTTTATTCTGCTTAAAGATCGGTACCCACATTTCGGGATGGGATTTGGCAAGACGTACGGTACTTGAAAAACCGGAACTGGCAAGCTGGAATATCGTTTCTTCCTCACGTTCCTTTTCCAGTACGGTATTGGCAAGGGCGTAAGAAGTAATATGGGAGATATGTGAAATATAAGCGGTATGGATATCATGATCCTGTGCATTCATGTAAATCATATGCATATCCAAAGCTTCAACGATTTTTTCAACGGTCTGTAAGGCATCTTCGGCAGATTCTTCTTTATTACAGATCACTCCTGCTTTTCCTGAGAAACTTTCGGCAACAACAGACTGCGGACCACTGTTTTCCGTACCCCACATCGGGTGAAAGGCTACAAACCTTGATCTTTTCGGATGGTCTTTTACTGCATTCACAATTCCTGCTTTGGTAGAGCCTGCATCCATAACGGTCTGGTGATCTGAGATAAGGTCCAGCACTCCCGGAAGTATTTTTCTCGCTGCATCTACCGGAATGGCAATGATGACTACATCCGCATTTTTTACCCCCTGTTCAAGGTCTGCTCCTGCATCAATGATTTTCATTTCCAGGGCTTTACTGATATGCTGCTGATTGTTATCAATTCCATAGATGAAGTGTGCTATTCCTTTCTCTTTTAACTTCAAAGCCATCGAACCTCCGATCAATCCTGTTCCTATAATACTTATTTTCATCTTTAAATCTTTTTGTAAATAAAAAAAACCTCGTCAAGGACGAGGTTTTAAGTTATGTTCATAAGAATCCCTATCCCAGTTCTGAGTTAAAAATTCCGTAATAATATGTTCTGTTATTAAAATTCACGAGGCGAAGGTATAAAATTTTTTTTAAAGTTGATGTATTTTTATGATTTCTTCCTGATCTGAACCGGGAGGTCAACAGTCTGCCTTCCGTTGCTGCCGGAGCATTGCAACAGAACTTTTTGCCTGTAACAAAGCTATTTTTTTGCAGTTGTAGTGGTTTTCCTTCTTTTAATGTGTCCCGGATATGCGCAACCTGACTTTATTATGGTTTGACGACGTCCGAACCTGCTTAAGGCAAAGGTTTCAGATAAATAAGAAAGCCTTTCCGGTACTTTTATCATTTCTAGCTGCATATCATCATAGCTTTTTTCACCCAGGCCTGTAAGTTCTATTTTGGTTTTTTCACCGGGAAACTCCTTGGGATTGTAAAGTTCTGCGGTTATTTTTCCTTTGATCAGAATGCCTTTAAGCCATCCGTTTTCCTGCTTTTCTCCCTGTCTGATCAGGTGATAGGTACCGTAAATACTGTCATTCTCTTTACCTTCCTGAAAGATGAGCCCGAATTGCCATAATGGAACATAAGTTTCATAACTAGAATATGTCCAGAATCCCTTTATGGAATCTTTGATTTTCTGGTGATAAAGCTCATCCATATAAGTCTGTATGGCGATACTGTCACGGCTGTCAATCTCCTGCATGAGAGTACTTTTATGACCCTTCCTGCACGAAAGCAGAGAAGCTGTGCAGAATACGAAGAGGGTAAAGCAGATGGAATATTGTTTTTTGATCATCATATTCTTTTTAAAAACGACTATAAGTTTCAATTCTACTTTTATAATACTGAAAGCTTTTTCCTATGGAATTACCCGTTAAAGCATACCTGTCAAAATCAACTGTTATTTTGCCAACAAGGGATGAAACTGTCTTTTCAGGAACCGTATTCCGGAACCTGTTTTTTCTCCTGGCAGTTAATCAATACAGATATCAATAGAATCAGAAAGCTTTTATTTTTTATGTTTGAGACCATGGCTAATCAGTTTTGTTACTGTACCGAACTCAGTTTAACCATATGATTTTCCCGCCATTGGCTGGCTTTTGCCTCGTCATTATCACGGTTAACAGTAAAAGTATCAATCGTTTTCCAGGTATTATTAGTGCTGTTATATTGGTATAAAAATATTTTTCTCTGAGGCAGAGGTGTGTAGGGAGCATCCATTTCCGGAGTATGCTTCAGAAATTTTTTGGGAGTATGGAAGATCAGGATATCAAATTCTTTGCTGAGACTTCTGAATGACTGTCTGTTCAGGTATTTTTCAATCCTGGTATCTGTCTCTTTTTTATACTGTTTCACCTTCTGCCGGTACCATTTTTCAGCTCCTGCCTTAGGAACAAGGATAAACATGGTTTCTCCATTTCTGTAGTTAAAATCAAAATTTCTGTAGATCCCGTTATATCCGGTGCTTGTGATCCCTTCCAGGTCATCAACAGGGTAGCTGATGAAGTCTGTATCTGTAGAGGACTGCCCACAGGGGATGATTTGGGAATGATTTCTTTCATGAGCTTTTGCACTGTGTTTACCATTGGCCAGAAGCAGTAAAAAGCAAACCGGAAGTATCCTTTTCATAGTGGTAATTCTGTTTTTTCAGGGTAAATATAAGTTTTATCATTGCTACAGATAGGATGGTAACCGGTAAATTGAGGAAAAATGGCTGAAATCAGGTATAATTTCCGGAGTTTTCAATGGGGGCCAGGTTATTTATTTTTAATAATTTTAATCCTTATTATTAACGTAAAATGCAACATCATGAAAAGCAGACATGGGCTTGGGATTCTTATTGTATTGACTTTTATAAATTTTGGATATGCCAGAAGTTTCAACCATGAATCTTCAGACCTTTCTGATAGGATTAAAAAAGACACTGTAAAAATCAAAGCAGCTTTCCGTGAAGATGATATTGCTGCCAATGAATATTTAAAAGACCGCCTGAAACCAATCCGGACTAATTTTAAAAGAATCAATTCCATCACCCAATGGACCTCTGTCCTGAAAAAAGACATTGAGGGAGAATCTGCTGAAGGGGGTGAAGCTACTTTTTTCT
It encodes the following:
- a CDS encoding prephenate dehydrogenase; the protein is MKISIIGTGLIGGSMALKLKEKGIAHFIYGIDNNQQHISKALEMKIIDAGADLEQGVKNADVVIIAIPVDAARKILPGVLDLISDHQTVMDAGSTKAGIVNAVKDHPKRSRFVAFHPMWGTENSGPQSVVAESFSGKAGVICNKEESAEDALQTVEKIVEALDMHMIYMNAQDHDIHTAYISHISHITSYALANTVLEKEREEETIFQLASSGFSSTVRLAKSHPEMWVPIFKQNKENVLDVLNEHISQLRKFKSALEKENYEYLEELITNANRIRGILR
- a CDS encoding DUF2089 family protein, encoding MKLPIVCPSCDHTLNVSQMKCPSCKTEVSGDYELPVLLKLNREEQDFVLNFFLSSGSIKEMAKQAGLSYPTMRNKMDDLITKIEQLKK